The genome window ATCCCTTCATAGGTCCTTCGGCGGCCTTCTTGACAGCCGCCTTGATCTCAGCGTAGCTGCCAGGCCGGGACAGGCGGCAGGTTAAGTCCACCACTGACACGTCAGCCACGGGCACACGGAAGGCCATGCCAGTCAGcttgctgacagagagagaacacttaAATAATCAGTATTTTTCATCATGCACACATCTGTATTCAGCATCTTTGATAAGTAGACACAATCACATAAATGTATGCAAACACCCATCACAGGAGGCTgcggaggggaggacggctcataaatggagtcaatggaatggtatcaaccacaCGTTTGATGTCATTCCAACCAGcctcctgtgacacacacaaTCTACTGACCCGTTGAGCTCAGGGATGACCTTGCCCACAGCCTTGGCAGCTCCGGTGGAGGCAGGGATGATGTTCTGGTGGGCACCACGGCCATCGCGCCATGCCTTGGCAGAGGGGCCGTCCACAGTCTTTTGGGTGGCGGTGTAGGCGTGGACTGTGGTCtgagaggaccagagagagaaaaagggaaagatGAGCATGGGTTCTATAGCGTCAGCAGATGTGTCAATATAGACCATGGGAACAAAAGACATTCAGATGCTCCCTGCTCATGAAGATGCATGGACAGTCTAATGGAAGAAAAACACTGACCATGAGGGCCTCCTCGATGCCAAAGTTGTCGTGGATGACCTTAGCCAGGGGGGCCAGGCAGTTAGTCGTGCAAGATGCATTACTGTGGATGACCAGAGAGAATTACAATAGGTCACCAATTCAGGTTAATCAAAAGGTTGACTATTCTTGTGAAGAGTTCACCCTTTGATCATGCATGTATTGGTCAGGAATAAAGGGACTCACCTGACGATGGTCATGCTGGAGGGGTCGTACTTGTCCTCGTTGACTCCCATGACGAACATGGGGGCGTCGGGGGAGGGGGCAGACACAACCACCCGCTTGGCACCACCCTGGATGTGGGACTGTGAAAACAGAAAAGAAAACGCATTGAGAAAGTCTCAAATCTTGCATGCACATCTAATACATAATATTTCATGTTTGTGTCTGGATCTGACTGGTCCTAATACACCTGAGAACTGTTGATAAAATCTTCATAGGTTTATTTTGGCAAAGTACATTAGGGTTACTTATTTGGTTGTTGCAAGGCCTTGGTGAGCGCTATAGTCATCAGTGCTTGACAAGGACACAAGTGTGTCAGAGTCTTCTGTGTCTGGGTACTGCTACTTACAGAGGCCTTGTCAATGCTGAGGAAGACTCCGGTGGACTCAACGACGTAATCGGCACCGGCTTTACCCCATGGGATCTCATGGGGCTTCATACTAatgggggagagagcgagagattaaggaaagctttgactatgtacagtcgtggccaaaagttgagaatgacaaacACTCATttccaaagtttgctgcttcagggCCTTTagatttttgtcagatgttactatggaatactgaagtataattacaagcatttcatacgtgtcaaaggcttttgacaattacatgaagtcgATACAAAAAGTCTATTTGCAGTGTTGAGGCTTTTttccaagacctctgcaatccgccctggcatgcagtcaattaacttctgggccacatcctgactgattgcagcccattcttgcataaatcaatgcttggagtttgtcagaatttgtgggtttttgtttgtccacccgcttcttgaagattgaccacaagtgggattaaggtctggggagttgttttgttccccgagccacctagttatcacttttgccgtatggaaaggtgctccatcatgctggaaaaggcattgttcgtcaccaaactgttcctggatggttgggagaagttgctctcggaggatgttttggtaccattctttattcatggctgtgttcttaggaaaaattgtgagtgagcccactcccttggctgagaagcaaccccacacatggtcTCAGGaagctttactgttggcatgtcacaggactgatggtagcgctcacctagtcttctccggacaagctttttcccCAGATTCCCCTTTCTGATATTTTGGGgcttcagagaaaatgactttactccagtcctcagcagtccaatccctgtaccttttgccgaatatcagtctgtccctgatatttttcctggagagaagtggcttgacaccaggccatcctcaaagtattttcctcactgtgcgtgcagatgcactcacacctgcctgctgccattcctgagcaagctctgtactggtggtgccccgatcctgcaactgaatcaactttaggagacggtcctgacgCTTGGACTTTCTTGGGGGCCCTGAAGCATTCTTCACAataattgaaccgctctccttgaagatccgataaatggttgatttaggtgcaatcttactggcagcaatatccttgcctgtgaagccctttttgtgcaaagcaatgatgacagcacgtgtttccttggAGGTAACCATGGtttacagaggaagaacaatgattccaagcaccaccctccttttgaagcttccagtctgttattcgaactcaatcagcatgacagagttcTCTAGCCTtttcaacactcacacctgtgttaacgagagagtcactgacatgtcagctggtccatttgtggcagggctgaaatgcagtggtaatgttttttgggggttcagttcatttgcatggcaaagaggactttgcaattaatcggagcactcttcataacattctggagtttATGCAAATTGAGgtagcagactttgaaaattattgtgtcattctcaacttttggccacgactgtacagactgagcatagccttgctattgagaaaggccgcagTAGGCAGACCTGGATCTCAAGAGATGAGACGATGTgcacacaaaatgtggaaactgagctgcacttcctaaccttctgccaaatgtatgaccatagagacacatatttccctcagattgcaCAGACCCACatagaattcaaaaacaaatccaaatccaattttgataaactctcatatctattgggtgataTACCATAGTGTACCATCAccgcagcaaccagtgaagaacaccattgtaaatacaacccatatttacgtTTATTCATTttctacttttaacaatttacacatcattacaacactgtatatagccataatatgacatttgaaatgtctattcaTTTGGAACTTTTGGGAttaacattcaaaatgggtgaataTTTCCTTTAAGCCTCAGTGTTAACACTGAACTGGGCCTTGCAGACAGGTGGCACCAGCCCTCAAAGGCCAATAGCAACACTGAGGAGATCCTGGCCAGAGGGATTACAAACCACTGAGGTAATATTGAGCCAGGGAGAAAGGGGCACACACGTTCAATCCCAAATCAACCTAGCCCCATAGAATGGAACGTCACTCAAATGTACAGAAACGCTGCACGCACGAGCATACGTGATTATGTCGTCACTCACCACTGGAATACGGAGATGGAGTGGTCGTCCACAATcagcttcccatcctccatgctCACCTCACCCTTGTAACGGCCGTGGGTGGAGTCATACTTGAACATATAAACCTGTGGAGAAAGAGAATGTTGGAGAAAAACAAAACTGACATTGTCAGAGAACATCAAGGTTATCAGTTCATTACACATTGAGTAATTGGTGTGTTATTACAATAAATACTACCACATAAGCGCATGGGTAGCTTGATCTGGCCTCTGATTAATATGGCAGGGTGCCATGTTATATGCTGGCTGTTGGTTGAGGGACTGAAAGACTCAGCTCACCATGTACTGCAGGTCGATGAAGGGATCGTTGATGGCAACGACTTTGATTCCCTTCTGCAGGCAGGCCCTGAGGACCAGGCGGCCAATACGGCCAAATCTggatagagaggggaaagggTGGATTCAGTACAGACACAGGGCGACATGGGACTTCTaccctatttttttttttttaaaatcccCTCGTCCGGCCTCTGTATTGGGACTGTTGTGAAAAATTCCAGATGATGCTAAACTAACATGTTTGAGTTAGGATTTACACATCATGTGGAAGGGCGAGTGAAGTAGTGTGCACTTAACCGCGTGACTCGGATGTATGTGCATTGGTTTACAGTGTAATCCTTATCTGTTAACAGTGCGGTCCTCCTATCTAACACTACGGACTCCCCTCAACACCAAACCTTCTGGGGCTGGTTGCACCAGTTGGTCGTACCTCTATGTCCAACGTAAAATGTGCTCTACGCTGGACCTAAAAATGATACCTGTTACACCAAATGTTTGTCCACACATGGCTATTACTTTAAAGTATTTAAattagcctactttattccaATATCTTCGTAATTTAGTGAGTCATTCCCACAGTAATTATTGATTGACCCATCCAGATGTGGTTTAGAAAACATGCATAGTGGTGGGCTTTGCAAAGTGATGAGACGTGCCTCGCAA of Oncorhynchus gorbuscha isolate QuinsamMale2020 ecotype Even-year linkage group LG15, OgorEven_v1.0, whole genome shotgun sequence contains these proteins:
- the LOC123997983 gene encoding glyceraldehyde-3-phosphate dehydrogenase-like — protein: MFLGQLDQYACHVSAINLEGSSLSLHSHCSISSRFTTTTQSITTMSDLCVGINGFGRIGRLVLRACLQKGIKVVAINDPFIDLQYMVYMFKYDSTHGRYKGEVSMEDGKLIVDDHSISVFQCMKPHEIPWGKAGADYVVESTGVFLSIDKASSHIQGGAKRVVVSAPSPDAPMFVMGVNEDKYDPSSMTIVSNASCTTNCLAPLAKVIHDNFGIEEALMTTVHAYTATQKTVDGPSAKAWRDGRGAHQNIIPASTGAAKAVGKVIPELNGKLTGMAFRVPVADVSVVDLTCRLSRPGSYAEIKAAVKKAAEGPMKGYLGYTEDSVVSSDFIGDTHSSIFDAGAGISLNDNFVKLISWYDNEFGYSHRVADLLLYMHSKE